The following proteins are encoded in a genomic region of Syngnathus acus chromosome 22, fSynAcu1.2, whole genome shotgun sequence:
- the LOC119115837 gene encoding G-protein coupled receptor 135, which translates to MEPLPWASSGSSTTAAAATTDMAVFSTTSTRVSRLVYAVSSYLVTTTSEEATVRSSQNVQGNHEAASVANAHTAVLMGILVAAQALVLLFIFLLSSLGNFAVLIVIVKHRQLRTVTNAFIMSLSLSDFLAAVLCLPFSFVMLFSKDGGVWMFGEGICVANGFFNTCFGIISTLTMTLISFDRYYAIVRQPRAKMGRRLAAKLLIGVWLTAIVFSLPWYVFAPKSRRVHREAFSHCMYVFHSGTSRLGTAYSVSLITVCFLLPFALMCFCHYKICKTVRLSEIRVRPVTTYSYLLRFYSEMRTATTVLIMIVLIIFCWGPYCLMGLISALGDYTFNPVMDTLAIWLAWTNGAVNPLIYALRNPNIAMLLGRSREDGYRSRYIAAYLSSRIQKREIGLNRVERMRDHRYVTRVGIHNNNRSSSSSSSKLSSSSPGKEPRGESTMWACKNRAVFFCRDTKSESTTLPNFVSVPIMTTADTSL; encoded by the exons ATGGAACCGCTTCCGTGGGCGAGCAGTGGCAGCAgcaccaccgccgccgccgccaccactgACATGGCCGTTTTCAGCACCACAAGCACCCGCGTATCAAG GCTTGTTTACGCAGTGAGCAGTTACCTGGTGACTACCACCTCAGAGGAGGCCACCGTACGGAGCAGCCAAAATGTCCAAGGAAACCACGAGGCAGCATCGGTAGCGAACGCGCACACAGCAGTCCTGATGGGCATTTTGGTGGCAGCTCAGGCCCTGGttctcctcttcatcttcctcctctccaGTCTGGGCAACTTTGCGGTCCTGATTGTCATCGTCAAGCACCGGCAGCTGCGGACGGTTACCAACGCCTTCATCATGTCTCTGTCGCTCTCCGACTTCCTGGCGGCCGTCCTCTGCCTGCCCTTCTCCTTTGTCATGCTCTTCAGTAAGGACGGCGGCGTCTGGATGTTTGGAGAAGGTATCTGCGTGGCCAACGGCTTTTTCAACACCTGCTTTGGAATCATCTCCACCCTGACTATGACTTTGATTTCCTTTGACCGCTACTACGCCATCGTCAGACAGCCCCGTGCTAAGATGGGGCGGCGGCTAGCCGCAAAGTTGTTGATAGGCGTGTGGCTGACGGCCATCGTTTTCTCTCTTCCGTGGTACGTCTTTGCGCCAAAGTCAAGGCGAGTCCACCGGGAAGCTTTTTCCCACTGCATGTACGTTTTCCATTCGGGGACCTCGCGTCTGGGCACGGCCTATAGCGTTTCTCTCATCACCGTGTGCTTTTTACTGCCCTTTGCCCTCATGTGTTTCTGCCATTACAAGATCTGCAAGACGGTTCGTCTCTCTGAAATCCGCGTGCGACCGGTGACCACCTATTCGTACTTGCTCCGATTCTACAGCGAGATGCGCACCGCCACCACCGTTCTCATTATGattgttttgatcattttctgCTGGGGTCCGTATTGTCTGATGGGCTTGATCAGCGCATTAGGGGACTACACATTCAACCCGGTGATGGACACGCTCGCCATCTGGCTGGCCTGGACAAACGGAGCCGTCAACCCGCTGATCTATGCCTTGAGAAACCCCAATATAGCCATGTTGCTGGGACGGAGTCGAGAAGACGGCTATCGGAGCCGATACATAGCCGCGTACTTGTCTAGCCGCATCCAGAAGCGAGAGATTGGACTCAATCGAGTGGAAAGGATGAGGGATCATCGCTATGTAACTCGGGTGGGAATTCATAATAACaacaggagcagcagcagcagcagcagcaaactcTCGAGTTCAAGTCCAGGAAAAGAACCCAGGGGGGAGAGTACAATGTGGGCCTGTAAGAACCGTGCCGTGTTTTTCTGCAGGGATACCAAGTCAGAAAGCACAACACTCCCCAACTTTGTCAGTGTCCCAATTATGACCACAGCTGACACAAGCCTATGA
- the daam1a gene encoding disheveled-associated activator of morphogenesis 1 isoform X1, whose translation MTSEGGHLFATLFPCCFKKEHAEISHLQHNARAAAALEPTLAMPPAQELDAMFTELVDELDLTEEHRAGMFALPAEKKWKLYWSKKMEVEENKGATSLPEYYIDQLHLMATRKTLLMMEDEEDLRRQRLVEGLKTALRTQPMRFVTRFMDLDGLSCLLNLLKSTDDETTESPVRTSLIGCVKALMNNSQGRAHVLGHGQSIDVIAQSLAAENIKTKVAVLEILGAVCLVPGGHKKVLEAMLNYQTFASERTRFQTLVTDLDRATGRYRDEVNLKTAIMSFINAVLSQGPGESSLEFRIHLRYEFLMLGIQTVIDKLRSHDNATLDRHLDFFEMLRNDDELQLAKRFDLVHMETKSASQMFELIRKRLSHTEAYPHLLSALQHCLMMPFKQNSTMIQYWVLLDRIVQQLVLQTDKGENPDVAPLEDFNVQNIVRMLVKENEVRHWKDQADAMRKDHQALKQRLEKKERECEAKNKEKEDMMTMLNKLKDKLERESNEHKQAQQQLAQVSARLSQLASSSVPGGPPVTPGGLLPSPALPPPPPPPTFGNTPFAPPPPPPPPPPPLGAPLGSIRQKNIPQPDNPMKSFNWSKLPESKIKGTIWTEIDDLEAFKVLDLAEFQQTFSAYQRPQKESDDDNAVVKRVKELSVIDGRRAHNCNILLSRLKLTNGEIRSAILSMDEQEDLPRDMLEQLLKFVPEKNDIELLEEHKHELERMAKADRFLFEMSRIDHYQQRLLSLDLKKRFAERVADIKPKIKALRAASREVTQSQTLRQLLEVVLALGNYMNKGQRGNACGFKVSSLNKIADTKSSIDKNLTLLNYIVTVLEKRFPGFVALSQELRNVPEAAKVNMKELEKDMNNLRSAIKSVEAELQYQQSQSSLGSTDRFVPVVTQFLTVASFTLSEVEESYVEAKHLLGKALQHFGEDSAKLEPDEFFGIFDTFLSSFSEAKQANEDVARREEEEEKRKLLEAKMKREREQKAKKSQVNVQGDEGGEFDDLVSALRSGEVFDKDLSKMIRKRHRRQETVSNNRERPATKLYR comes from the exons ATGACATCTGAGGGGGGGCACCTGTTTGCCACTTTATTCCCTTGCTGTTTCAAGAAGGAGCATGCCGAAATAAGCCACTTGCAGCACAATGCCAGGGCAGCGGCGGCACTGGAGCCCACCTTAGCGATGCCCCCCGCCCAAGAGCTGGACGCTATGTTCACCGAGCTGGTG GATGAACTGGACCTGACAGAGGAGCACCGCGCTGGAATGTTTGCATTGCCAGCGGAGAAAAAATGGAAGCTTTACTGGAGTAAGAAGATG GAGGTAGAAGAGAATAAAGGAGCAACTAGCCTTCCAGAGTATTATATTGACCAGCTCCATTTAATGGCCACT AGAAAGACCTTGCTGATGATGGAGGATGAAGAAGATCTGCGAAGACAAAGGCTTGTCGAAGGCCTCAAAACAGCTCTGAGGACACAACCCATGAG GTTTGTCACAAGGTTTATGGACCTGGACGGCCTATCGTGTCTCTTGAACCTTCTCAAGTCGACGGACGACGAGACGACCGAGTCTCCCGTCCGCACGTCTTTGATTGGCTGCGTCAAGGCTCTGATGAACAACTCGCAGGGAAGAGCTCACGTTCTGGGACACGGCCAGAGCATCGACGTCATCGCGCAAAGCCTCGCCGCggaaaacattaaaaccaag GTTGCCGTTCTGGAGATTCTGGGCGCAGTTTGCCTGGTGCCCGGAGGCCATAAGAAAGTACTGGAGGCCATGCTCAACTACCAGACCTTTGCCTCAGAGAGAACACGCTTCCAG ACACTGGTGACGGACCTGGATCGAGCCACAGGTCGCTACAGAGATGAAGTGAACCTGAAGACTGCCATTATGTCCTTCATTAACGCCGTGCTGAGCCAAGGACCAGGCGAG agcaGTTTGGAGTTCCGTATCCATTTACGCTACGAGTTCCTGATGTTGGGCATCCAGACAGTCATTGATAAACTTCGCTCCCACGATAATGCCACTCTGGACAG ACATCTGGACTTTTTTGAAATGCTGAGGAATGACGACGAGCTTCAGTTGGCCAAACGTTTTGACCTt GTTCATATGGAAACCAAGAGCGCAAGCCAGATGTTTGAGTTGATCAGGAAACGTCTATCGCACACGGAAGCGTACCCTCACCTCCTGTCTGCGCTACAGCATTGTCTCATGATGCCGT TTAAGCAAAACAGTACCATGATTCAATACTGGGTGTTGTTGGATCGGATTGTTCAGCAGCTGGTCCTGCAGACAGACAAAGGCGAAAATCCTGACGTTGCTCCCTTGGAAGATTTCAATGTTCAAAATATCGTTCGAAT GCTAGTCAAGGAAAATGAAGTCAGACATTGGAAAGATCAAGCAGATGCAATGAGAAAAG aTCATCAGGCACTCAAACAACGcttggaaaagaaagaaagggagTGTGAGGCCAAGAACAAGGAGAAAGAAGACATGATGACAATGCTCAACAAGTTGAAAGACAAACTGGAGCGGGAGAGCAATGAACACAAACAAGCCCAACAACAACTGGCCCAAGTGTCGGCGCGGCTGAGCCAACTCGCTTCTTCC AGTGTTCCGGGCGGCCCTCCGGTCACACCAGGAGGTTTGCTTCCATCTCCTGCTCTTCCTCCACCTCCGCCCCCACCAACGTTTGGCAATACTCCATTtgctcctccaccaccaccacctccaccgcctcctcctctAGGAGCTCCTCTCGGAAGTATAAGGCAGAAAAATATTCCGCAGCCAGACAACCCAATGAAGTCCTTCAACTGGAGCAAGCTTCCTgag AGCAAAATAAAAGGCACCATCTGGACAGAAATTGACGACCTGGAGGCATTCAAAGTCCTGGATCTTGCAGAATTCCAGCAGACGTTCTCAGCTTACCAGAGGCCACAA AAAGAAAGCGATGACGACAACGCCGTGGTCAAGAGAGTCAAAGAGCTTTCTGTGATCGACGGTCGCCGAGCGCACAACTGCAACATTCTCCTTTCGCG GCTAAAACTGACAAATGGGGAAATTCGCTCCGCAATCCTATCCATGGACGAACAGGAAGATCTGCCAAGAGACATGCTGGAACAG CTTCTAAAATTTGTtcctgaaaaaaatgacattgaacTGCTGGAGGAACACAAGCACGAACTGGAGCGGATGGCCAAAGCCGACCGCTTCCTCTTTGAAATGAGCAG GATCGACCACTACCAACAGAGACTTTTGTCTCTTGACTTGAAGAAAAGGTTTGCTGAAAGGGTGGCTGACATCAAACCCAAAATCAAAG cTTTGCGCGCCGCATCCAGGGAGGTGACCCAGAGCCAAACGCTGCGGCAACTCTTGGAAGTGGTTCTGGCCTTGGGCAACTACATGAATAAAGGACAGCGGGGAAACGCTTGCGGATTCAAAGTTTCCAGTTTAAACAAGATTGCCGACACCAAGTCGAGCATTGACAA AAACCTCACTCTGCTCAACTACATTGTCACCGTGTTGGAGAAAAGGTTCCCTGGCTTTGTGGCCCTGAGCCAAGAGTTGCGAAATGTGCCAGAAGCTGCAAAAGTCAA taTGAAAGAATTGGAGAAAGACATGAACAATTTGCGATCCGCCATCAAAAGTGTCGAAGCG GAACTCCAGTACCAGCAAAGTCAAAGCTCTTTAGGCTCAACGGATAGATTTGTTCCTGTGGTCACGCAGTTCCTTACTGTGGCATCCTTCACGTTATCTGAAGTGGAGGAGTCCTATGTTGAGGCAAAACATCTG CTCGGCAAAGCACTACAACACTTTGGAGAAGACTCGGCCAAGCTGGAGCCCGACGAATTCTTCGGCATCTTCGATACGTTCCTCTCGTCTTTCTCGGAGGCCAAACAGGCCAACGAGGACGTGGCCCGacgcgaggaggaggaagaaaaacgCAAACTCCTGGAGGCCAAG ATGAAGAGAGAGCGGGAGCAGAAGGCAAAGAAATCTCAAGTCAATGTGCAAGGAGACGAGGGAGGTGAATTTGATGACTTGGTGTCCGCACTTCGCTCCGGCGAAGTGTTTGACAAGGACCTCTCCAAAATGATTCGCAAAAGACATCGGCGACAAGAAACTGTCAGCAACAACCGGGAGAGACCGGCGACAAAGCTCTACCGGTGA
- the daam1a gene encoding disheveled-associated activator of morphogenesis 1 isoform X2 — translation MTSEGGHLFATLFPCCFKKEHAEISHLQHNARAAAALEPTLAMPPAQELDAMFTELVDELDLTEEHRAGMFALPAEKKWKLYWSKKMEVEENKGATSLPEYYIDQLHLMATRKTLLMMEDEEDLRRQRLVEGLKTALRTQPMRFVTRFMDLDGLSCLLNLLKSTDDETTESPVRTSLIGCVKALMNNSQGRAHVLGHGQSIDVIAQSLAAENIKTKVAVLEILGAVCLVPGGHKKVLEAMLNYQTFASERTRFQTLVTDLDRATGRYRDEVNLKTAIMSFINAVLSQGPGESSLEFRIHLRYEFLMLGIQTVIDKLRSHDNATLDRHLDFFEMLRNDDELQLAKRFDLVHMETKSASQMFELIRKRLSHTEAYPHLLSALQHCLMMPFKQNSTMIQYWVLLDRIVQQLVLQTDKGENPDVAPLEDFNVQNIVRMLVKENEVRHWKDQADAMRKDHQALKQRLEKKERECEAKNKEKEDMMTMLNKLKDKLERESNEHKQAQQQLAQVSARLSQLASSSVPGGPPVTPGGLLPSPALPPPPPPPTFGNTPFAPPPPPPPPPPPLGAPLGSIRQKNIPQPDNPMKSFNWSKLPESKIKGTIWTEIDDLEAFKVLDLAEFQQTFSAYQRPQKESDDDNAVVKRVKELSVIDGRRAHNCNILLSRLKLTNGEIRSAILSMDEQEDLPRDMLEQLLKFVPEKNDIELLEEHKHELERMAKADRFLFEMSRIDHYQQRLLSLDLKKRFAERVADIKPKIKALRAASREVTQSQTLRQLLEVVLALGNYMNKGQRGNACGFKVSSLNKIADTKSSIDKNLTLLNYIVTVLEKRFPGFVALSQELRNVPEAAKVNMKELEKDMNNLRSAIKSVEAELQYQQSQSSLGSTDRFVPVVTQFLTVASFTLSEVEESYVEAKHLHYNTLEKTRPSWSPTNSSASSIRSSRLSRRPNRPTRTWPDARRRKKNANSWRPR, via the exons ATGACATCTGAGGGGGGGCACCTGTTTGCCACTTTATTCCCTTGCTGTTTCAAGAAGGAGCATGCCGAAATAAGCCACTTGCAGCACAATGCCAGGGCAGCGGCGGCACTGGAGCCCACCTTAGCGATGCCCCCCGCCCAAGAGCTGGACGCTATGTTCACCGAGCTGGTG GATGAACTGGACCTGACAGAGGAGCACCGCGCTGGAATGTTTGCATTGCCAGCGGAGAAAAAATGGAAGCTTTACTGGAGTAAGAAGATG GAGGTAGAAGAGAATAAAGGAGCAACTAGCCTTCCAGAGTATTATATTGACCAGCTCCATTTAATGGCCACT AGAAAGACCTTGCTGATGATGGAGGATGAAGAAGATCTGCGAAGACAAAGGCTTGTCGAAGGCCTCAAAACAGCTCTGAGGACACAACCCATGAG GTTTGTCACAAGGTTTATGGACCTGGACGGCCTATCGTGTCTCTTGAACCTTCTCAAGTCGACGGACGACGAGACGACCGAGTCTCCCGTCCGCACGTCTTTGATTGGCTGCGTCAAGGCTCTGATGAACAACTCGCAGGGAAGAGCTCACGTTCTGGGACACGGCCAGAGCATCGACGTCATCGCGCAAAGCCTCGCCGCggaaaacattaaaaccaag GTTGCCGTTCTGGAGATTCTGGGCGCAGTTTGCCTGGTGCCCGGAGGCCATAAGAAAGTACTGGAGGCCATGCTCAACTACCAGACCTTTGCCTCAGAGAGAACACGCTTCCAG ACACTGGTGACGGACCTGGATCGAGCCACAGGTCGCTACAGAGATGAAGTGAACCTGAAGACTGCCATTATGTCCTTCATTAACGCCGTGCTGAGCCAAGGACCAGGCGAG agcaGTTTGGAGTTCCGTATCCATTTACGCTACGAGTTCCTGATGTTGGGCATCCAGACAGTCATTGATAAACTTCGCTCCCACGATAATGCCACTCTGGACAG ACATCTGGACTTTTTTGAAATGCTGAGGAATGACGACGAGCTTCAGTTGGCCAAACGTTTTGACCTt GTTCATATGGAAACCAAGAGCGCAAGCCAGATGTTTGAGTTGATCAGGAAACGTCTATCGCACACGGAAGCGTACCCTCACCTCCTGTCTGCGCTACAGCATTGTCTCATGATGCCGT TTAAGCAAAACAGTACCATGATTCAATACTGGGTGTTGTTGGATCGGATTGTTCAGCAGCTGGTCCTGCAGACAGACAAAGGCGAAAATCCTGACGTTGCTCCCTTGGAAGATTTCAATGTTCAAAATATCGTTCGAAT GCTAGTCAAGGAAAATGAAGTCAGACATTGGAAAGATCAAGCAGATGCAATGAGAAAAG aTCATCAGGCACTCAAACAACGcttggaaaagaaagaaagggagTGTGAGGCCAAGAACAAGGAGAAAGAAGACATGATGACAATGCTCAACAAGTTGAAAGACAAACTGGAGCGGGAGAGCAATGAACACAAACAAGCCCAACAACAACTGGCCCAAGTGTCGGCGCGGCTGAGCCAACTCGCTTCTTCC AGTGTTCCGGGCGGCCCTCCGGTCACACCAGGAGGTTTGCTTCCATCTCCTGCTCTTCCTCCACCTCCGCCCCCACCAACGTTTGGCAATACTCCATTtgctcctccaccaccaccacctccaccgcctcctcctctAGGAGCTCCTCTCGGAAGTATAAGGCAGAAAAATATTCCGCAGCCAGACAACCCAATGAAGTCCTTCAACTGGAGCAAGCTTCCTgag AGCAAAATAAAAGGCACCATCTGGACAGAAATTGACGACCTGGAGGCATTCAAAGTCCTGGATCTTGCAGAATTCCAGCAGACGTTCTCAGCTTACCAGAGGCCACAA AAAGAAAGCGATGACGACAACGCCGTGGTCAAGAGAGTCAAAGAGCTTTCTGTGATCGACGGTCGCCGAGCGCACAACTGCAACATTCTCCTTTCGCG GCTAAAACTGACAAATGGGGAAATTCGCTCCGCAATCCTATCCATGGACGAACAGGAAGATCTGCCAAGAGACATGCTGGAACAG CTTCTAAAATTTGTtcctgaaaaaaatgacattgaacTGCTGGAGGAACACAAGCACGAACTGGAGCGGATGGCCAAAGCCGACCGCTTCCTCTTTGAAATGAGCAG GATCGACCACTACCAACAGAGACTTTTGTCTCTTGACTTGAAGAAAAGGTTTGCTGAAAGGGTGGCTGACATCAAACCCAAAATCAAAG cTTTGCGCGCCGCATCCAGGGAGGTGACCCAGAGCCAAACGCTGCGGCAACTCTTGGAAGTGGTTCTGGCCTTGGGCAACTACATGAATAAAGGACAGCGGGGAAACGCTTGCGGATTCAAAGTTTCCAGTTTAAACAAGATTGCCGACACCAAGTCGAGCATTGACAA AAACCTCACTCTGCTCAACTACATTGTCACCGTGTTGGAGAAAAGGTTCCCTGGCTTTGTGGCCCTGAGCCAAGAGTTGCGAAATGTGCCAGAAGCTGCAAAAGTCAA taTGAAAGAATTGGAGAAAGACATGAACAATTTGCGATCCGCCATCAAAAGTGTCGAAGCG GAACTCCAGTACCAGCAAAGTCAAAGCTCTTTAGGCTCAACGGATAGATTTGTTCCTGTGGTCACGCAGTTCCTTACTGTGGCATCCTTCACGTTATCTGAAGTGGAGGAGTCCTATGTTGAGGCAAAACATCTG CACTACAACACTTTGGAGAAGACTCGGCCAAGCTGGAGCCCGACGAATTCTTCGGCATCTTCGATACGTTCCTCTCGTCTTTCTCGGAGGCCAAACAGGCCAACGAGGACGTGGCCCGacgcgaggaggaggaagaaaaacgCAAACTCCTGGAGGCCAAG ATGA